A stretch of DNA from Gimesia chilikensis:
TGCGGGTTCCTCTGCGTGAGTGAGAGACGTCAGACAGATCAACGTCAGCAGACTGAAGACCAGTGTTAAACAAACAAAGGGGCGACGCGCGGTGGAAATTGGCTTGAGCACGGGAATCTCCATTAGTGAGGACTCTGAAGAACGTTCACAGGTGTTTGAGAATAGCCTTTATTATAGCTGTGCATATCCCCTGTGTCTGCTCATTCTCAAAGAAGAGTTGCCCCGGAATCGAGAAGAATTCTCTTAGGATCTGCAGCTTGACCCGGTATGATGAATGTACCTTTCCCTTAAGTGCTCAAACGGGAACTCTCAGTTTCAAACCCAGATTCTCCTATTCAACGGGCTCCTTATGATTCATTTCCGTTCTGTGTTCTTAACGCTGCTGATGATCCTGCTGGTAGACAACGCTGCTGTAGTGGCAGATGCGGAGAAGAAATCTGAACTTGAGCTGAAGATCACCGAGCCGAAACTGGATAATTCGGACGTGGAATGGGAAGGCAATTTCTTTGGGTTTTATCCACGCATTTCCCGGCGGGCGACCCGGTTTGCGAAACAAATTTCCCCGGAAGATAAAAACTGGCTGCTGAAGAATCTGAAACACAAAGACCGGACTGCGATCTGTCATCTGCTGCTGATCGAGTACTGGGGGCCACCTGCCGCAGAGGGTGAGATCAAGCACTCACTCTCCGCCTGGTACGGATTGACGGCAGAACTGCAGGCCTCCGGTGAAATACGCTATGACGAGGCAGACCGAGAAAAACTATTCAAGCTCTGGACTAAAGTGTTGTCCGACCCCAAAAACAGATTTAAGCACGGTAAAGGTGTTCTGCTGGATCCGTTTAAACGGAAAAAGAAAAAACAGTTGGACGATCAGTAAGCCAGAACCATTAATTTTTAACGGGCCCGGTTTTCGAAACCTCTAACTGCCATTCGTCCTCGGGATCGAGTTGCCCACGACAGGCTTTGCCCTGCAGCCACTGGCGGGCCTGTTTGCTGTCGAGGAGGTAGGTATCCCAGAAAGCGGTGGTGACGGCGAGAATCGATTTGTGGTGGTTGGGATTCCGGCGCGCCAGACCGCGGCGCTGTCGTCCGTCTGAAAAAGCGGAGTGTTGCGCGTCGAACAGGACGAGTTCGTATTTGTCGATGCTGTCCGGCAGTCCCTGGTAGACTTCGCGGCGGTCGGCGACGGTGGTGTCGTTAATGGGTGAGGTATCTTTGGTGCCAGTGAGTAACATCCAGGGAATCGAAACCTGTCCGAAGGAGTCTGCAGGTTCCGCACGGCCGTGAATGCTGGGGCTGAACATGACAGCGGCTTTGATGCGGGGATCGGTATAACGTTTTCCCAACAGCCGCCAGGACTGACCGCTGACGCCCTGCGTGGTCACTGCTCCATAAGAGTGGCCCGACATGCCGACCCGGCTGAGGTCCATTCGCTGATGAAACTGATGCTGTGATTCACCATTCCAGCGGGTGAGCTGATCGAGGACGGCACTCACATCCTGGTAACGATCGATGGTATTCTGCAGGGTGGTCGCGGACTTGAGTGCCCGCAGACGCTGTAAGACGGGGACGTCTTTCCAGACCGCTTCATCACTGCCCGGATGCTGCAGGTAAACCACGACATAGCCGCGGGCCGACCAGTGCTCTCCCAGATACTGTGAGCCGGTACGGGCGCCTCCCAGACCGTGACTGAATAACACGACCGGCGCGGGCTGTTCTGATTTCGGAAGATAAACCCGCAGGGGGATATCGCGATTTCGACTTTGATCCTGCATGGTGAGATCAATGGGAGCTGCGGATTTGCCTGACTCTGTTTTAAGGGGATCGTACTGCGCCGCCTGCGTGACAGAGGTCAGTGAAAACAGGAGTCCTGAATAAAGCAACCACGGAGAGGGTCGTAAGACATTCATGCTCTTCTCTTTCGACGGAAACAGCCATCTACCTGGCATAAGTAAGCGGCTTACTGATTGAACACCGGCGATCACAGCGCGTCTCTAAAAGATAATGGAAATCCAGCGGATTCAAATCAAATTTGGCAGCAGACCTCAATATTAAAGATTATTAATAATTAATGGGATTAAACGAATAATCAGGTTGACCACTAATACACAAATTCACATACTAATCTCAGACATGGTCTTCTCCGTGTCTGGCACCCTTCCCCCCAACACGTTCGATGTGATTCACAACGAGACCAAAACCCTTAAAAAACAGGCACAATACATTTCTTCCTAAACTTTACGAACAGTTTTGGCGGGTTCCCGCTAATTCAGAAAGAGGGTGCTCTATGCTTTCGCGTTTGTTACGTTTGTCAGGATCAAT
This window harbors:
- a CDS encoding alpha/beta hydrolase family protein, whose product is MNVLRPSPWLLYSGLLFSLTSVTQAAQYDPLKTESGKSAAPIDLTMQDQSRNRDIPLRVYLPKSEQPAPVVLFSHGLGGARTGSQYLGEHWSARGYVVVYLQHPGSDEAVWKDVPVLQRLRALKSATTLQNTIDRYQDVSAVLDQLTRWNGESQHQFHQRMDLSRVGMSGHSYGAVTTQGVSGQSWRLLGKRYTDPRIKAAVMFSPSIHGRAEPADSFGQVSIPWMLLTGTKDTSPINDTTVADRREVYQGLPDSIDKYELVLFDAQHSAFSDGRQRRGLARRNPNHHKSILAVTTAFWDTYLLDSKQARQWLQGKACRGQLDPEDEWQLEVSKTGPVKN